One window of the Lactococcus lactis genome contains the following:
- a CDS encoding YdcF family protein yields MDIKNGLFIIGVIPTILFAVLTFIFWWKIRKLKDLRTLRLGRLSFFALLFLWITINGIIGSGLVLTELHQNVLLLLLIAEAVVMFLIIPMIIGIIVPISIVVLTIKMWRRESKSIGNLLLPIVVLTFLVVDWIHLSMGRLPDSWIWLKILGMVYPILSIYLAWQFGIFFLSSWVYGRRVRKQRANYYVVLGAGLIQGEHVGKLLGNRILAAVKAVRDNETILVFSGGQGPDEKVSEARAMQRYAVEVLGFPIERTMLEDQSRTTYENLVFSSQLIREKFLFFTSDYHVFRAALFAAMLKLEAQGGKGGKTAMYYRVPAFIREFIAVLNYEKKKHMIRVGIIVAIFLSIAIVSQIGYFWNQR; encoded by the coding sequence ATGGATATAAAGAATGGTTTATTTATTATTGGGGTAATCCCAACAATACTTTTTGCAGTATTGACGTTTATTTTTTGGTGGAAAATTAGAAAACTGAAGGATTTAAGAACGTTACGATTGGGGCGTTTATCATTTTTTGCTTTGCTCTTTTTGTGGATTACAATTAATGGAATTATTGGTTCAGGATTAGTATTAACCGAATTGCATCAAAATGTACTTTTATTATTACTTATTGCTGAAGCAGTTGTGATGTTCTTAATCATACCAATGATAATCGGTATTATTGTACCTATAAGTATCGTTGTGTTAACAATAAAGATGTGGCGCAGAGAATCAAAATCGATAGGGAATCTTTTATTGCCTATTGTTGTGTTGACCTTTTTAGTAGTTGACTGGATTCATCTTTCAATGGGCAGATTACCGGATAGTTGGATTTGGTTAAAAATATTAGGAATGGTTTATCCCATTCTTTCAATTTATCTTGCTTGGCAGTTTGGAATTTTCTTTTTATCAAGTTGGGTCTATGGTCGGCGTGTTCGAAAACAAAGAGCAAATTACTATGTTGTCCTAGGCGCAGGGTTAATTCAGGGAGAACATGTGGGTAAATTGTTAGGAAATCGAATTTTGGCAGCGGTCAAAGCTGTCCGCGATAATGAAACAATTTTAGTTTTTTCAGGTGGACAAGGTCCTGATGAGAAAGTTTCTGAAGCTAGAGCTATGCAACGGTATGCGGTTGAAGTTCTTGGTTTTCCGATTGAGCGGACAATGCTTGAAGATCAATCAAGAACAACTTACGAAAACCTGGTTTTTTCTTCTCAATTGATTAGGGAAAAATTTCTGTTCTTCACTTCTGATTACCATGTTTTTCGAGCAGCTCTTTTTGCAGCAATGTTAAAACTTGAAGCTCAAGGTGGGAAGGGTGGAAAGACAGCTATGTATTATCGTGTTCCAGCTTTTATTCGTGAATTTATTGCTGTTTTAAATTATGAAAAGAAAAAACATATGATACGAGTAGGAATCATTGTGGCTATCTTTTTGAGTATTGCTATTGTTTCACAAATTGGCTATTTTTGGAATCAAAGATAA
- a CDS encoding SGNH/GDSL hydrolase family protein, which translates to MKITIFGDSITNGFGMDEGGSSNIIARLIEKNEPKLKVVLHGINGDDTYGGLLRLKYVLEEEADLNFIFFGANDASPYHLIRPAEFRENLLKMISQLGVERTVLITPPFYNDDEPTHYSKLSEVELFREVILNLGKEKSLKVIDIFQIMKRSENPKNLLRADGLHFTSRAYELLVREILSVIKNP; encoded by the coding sequence ATGAAGATTACAATTTTTGGAGATTCAATTACCAATGGTTTTGGAATGGATGAAGGGGGTTCGTCAAATATTATTGCAAGATTAATTGAGAAAAATGAGCCCAAGCTGAAAGTGGTACTTCATGGAATTAATGGAGATGATACTTATGGTGGACTTCTACGTCTAAAATACGTTCTAGAGGAAGAAGCGGACTTAAATTTTATTTTCTTTGGGGCAAATGATGCTTCGCCTTATCATTTGATTCGACCGGCAGAATTTCGCGAAAATTTATTAAAAATGATTTCGCAGTTGGGTGTAGAAAGAACGGTTTTAATTACTCCTCCTTTTTATAATGATGATGAACCGACACATTATAGTAAGCTTTCCGAGGTTGAACTTTTTAGAGAAGTCATATTAAATTTAGGCAAAGAAAAATCGCTTAAGGTGATTGATATTTTTCAGATAATGAAGAGGTCTGAAAATCCTAAAAATTTGTTGAGAGCTGATGGTTTACATTTTACATCAAGGGCTTATGAGTTGTTGGTCAGAGAGATTTTATCTGTCATTAAAAATCCTTAA
- a CDS encoding competence protein CoiA, which produces MLTAIDENGQVVNLLEIEVKELTGKYFCPSCKSELFIKNGEIKMTHFAHKSLKACDLWLENESEQHLGLKKALYQRFKKTDKVEIEAYIPEFKQRPDLLVNDKIAIEIQCSHLSTKRLKERTENYQVHGFTVLWLMGQDLWLKEQITELQKNLVYFSENRGFYYWELDFKAQKMRLKSLIHEDLRGKIIYLQEEIPFGEGRLIEQLRLPFLSQKLLTIPLIVDLKLAEFIRQQLYYCSPKWLKLQEKYYQRGENLLNLTFERSFIAPLGLNLLEVFDDKIPLHKFTQIKQNINLYYENFLINFQQNSFKAVYPPRFYAIMKKQKKDMNE; this is translated from the coding sequence ATGTTGACAGCAATTGATGAAAATGGACAAGTAGTAAACTTATTAGAAATAGAAGTAAAAGAACTGACAGGAAAATATTTTTGTCCTTCTTGTAAATCAGAGTTATTTATAAAAAATGGTGAAATAAAGATGACTCACTTTGCTCATAAATCTCTCAAAGCTTGCGACTTATGGCTTGAAAACGAATCTGAACAACATTTAGGATTAAAAAAAGCACTCTATCAACGGTTTAAAAAAACTGATAAGGTGGAAATTGAAGCTTATATTCCTGAATTTAAGCAGAGGCCAGATTTATTGGTAAATGATAAAATAGCTATTGAAATTCAATGTTCTCATCTTTCTACGAAACGTTTAAAAGAAAGGACAGAGAATTATCAAGTCCACGGTTTTACGGTACTTTGGCTTATGGGGCAAGATTTATGGTTAAAAGAGCAAATAACAGAACTTCAAAAAAATCTAGTCTATTTTTCAGAAAATAGAGGTTTCTATTATTGGGAGTTAGATTTCAAAGCTCAGAAGATGAGATTAAAATCCCTGATTCATGAAGATTTGCGTGGAAAAATTATTTATTTACAAGAAGAAATTCCTTTTGGGGAAGGACGACTTATTGAGCAATTACGACTGCCTTTTTTATCACAAAAGTTACTGACAATACCACTTATTGTTGATCTTAAACTAGCAGAATTTATTCGTCAGCAACTTTATTATTGTTCACCAAAATGGTTGAAACTTCAGGAAAAATATTACCAAAGAGGTGAAAATTTGTTGAATTTGACTTTTGAACGTTCATTTATTGCTCCTTTGGGATTGAACTTACTTGAAGTTTTTGATGATAAAATTCCTTTACATAAATTTACTCAAATTAAGCAGAATATTAATCTTTATTATGAAAACTTTTTAATAAATTTTCAGCAAAATAGCTTTAAGGCAGTCTATCCTCCCCGTTTCTATGCTATAATGAAAAAGCAGAAGAAGGATATGAATGAATGA
- the pepF gene encoding oligoendopeptidase F, whose product MAKNRNEIPEKLTWDLTTIYKTDKEWEAELTRIKSELSLVEETDPGHLLDSAESLLIITEKMLSISQQVEKLYVYASMKNDQDTIEAKYQEYQSKATALYVKFGEVYAFYEPEFLKISKEVYNKWLGELKKLKNYDHMFERLFAKKAHILSQKEEKLLAAAGEIFESPSETFEIFDNADIKLPMVKNESDEMIQLTHGNYSSLMESKNRGVRKAAYKALYSNYEQYQHTYAKTLQTNVKVHNLNAQIRSYDSARQAALANNFVPEKVYDVLMEAIHQHLPLLHRYIELRKKILGITDLKMYDIYTPLSNLDYKFNYEDGVKKAEEVLAIFGKEYKGKVKAAFEQRWIDVEENIGKRSGAYSGGSYDTNAFMLLNWQETLDDLFTLVHEMGHSMHSAFTRENQPYVYGDYPIFLAEIASTTNENILTETLLKESKDDKERFALLNHWLDSFRGTVFRQSQFAEFEQKIHEADAAGEVLTSEYLNSLYGEINEKYYNLAVKENPEIQYEWARIPHFYYNFYVFQYATGFAAATFLAEKVVHGSDEDRQKYLEYLKAGSSAYPLEVIAKAGVDMESTDYLDAAFELFKNRLSELEKLVEKGVHL is encoded by the coding sequence ATGGCTAAGAACAGAAATGAAATTCCTGAAAAATTAACTTGGGATTTGACAACAATTTATAAAACAGATAAAGAATGGGAAGCAGAGTTAACTAGAATAAAAAGTGAACTTTCACTCGTTGAAGAGACAGACCCCGGTCATTTACTTGATTCAGCTGAAAGTCTTCTGATAATTACCGAAAAAATGTTATCCATTTCTCAACAAGTTGAAAAACTATATGTTTATGCTTCAATGAAAAATGACCAAGATACCATAGAGGCTAAGTATCAGGAGTATCAGTCAAAAGCAACAGCCCTCTATGTGAAATTCGGAGAGGTCTATGCCTTCTATGAACCTGAGTTTTTGAAAATTTCAAAAGAAGTCTATAACAAATGGTTGGGGGAGCTTAAAAAATTAAAAAACTATGACCATATGTTTGAGCGCCTTTTTGCAAAAAAAGCTCATATTCTTAGTCAAAAAGAGGAAAAGTTATTGGCTGCGGCTGGTGAAATTTTTGAAAGTCCTTCAGAAACTTTTGAAATTTTTGATAATGCGGATATTAAGTTACCTATGGTCAAAAATGAATCTGATGAGATGATCCAACTCACGCATGGAAATTACTCTTCCTTAATGGAAAGTAAGAATAGAGGAGTACGAAAAGCAGCCTACAAAGCACTTTATAGTAATTATGAACAATATCAGCATACTTATGCAAAGACCTTACAGACTAATGTAAAAGTCCATAATCTTAATGCCCAAATCCGCTCTTATGATTCAGCCCGTCAAGCTGCTCTGGCTAATAATTTTGTTCCAGAAAAAGTTTACGATGTTTTGATGGAGGCCATTCATCAACATTTGCCACTTTTACATCGTTATATTGAACTACGCAAGAAAATTTTAGGAATTACTGATTTAAAGATGTATGATATCTATACTCCATTATCTAATTTAGATTATAAATTTAACTATGAAGATGGAGTGAAAAAAGCAGAAGAAGTTTTAGCGATATTTGGTAAAGAATATAAAGGAAAAGTTAAAGCAGCTTTTGAACAAAGATGGATTGATGTCGAAGAAAATATCGGAAAACGTTCGGGTGCTTATTCAGGTGGATCTTATGATACCAATGCTTTTATGCTTCTAAATTGGCAAGAAACGTTAGATGATCTTTTTACTTTAGTTCATGAAATGGGGCACTCAATGCATAGTGCTTTCACGCGTGAAAACCAACCATATGTTTATGGGGATTATCCAATCTTTTTAGCTGAAATTGCCTCAACTACAAATGAAAATATTTTAACTGAAACTTTATTAAAGGAAAGTAAAGATGATAAGGAGCGCTTCGCCCTTTTGAACCACTGGCTTGATAGTTTCCGTGGAACTGTTTTCCGTCAGAGTCAATTTGCCGAATTTGAACAAAAAATTCATGAAGCAGATGCTGCCGGTGAAGTTTTAACAAGTGAATACTTAAACTCACTTTATGGCGAAATAAATGAAAAATACTATAATTTAGCAGTCAAAGAAAATCCAGAAATTCAGTATGAATGGGCTAGAATTCCGCATTTTTATTATAATTTCTATGTTTTTCAATACGCAACAGGTTTTGCTGCGGCAACTTTCTTAGCTGAAAAAGTTGTTCATGGTTCAGATGAGGATCGTCAAAAATATCTTGAATATTTGAAGGCAGGTTCCTCAGCTTATCCTTTAGAAGTAATTGCCAAAGCTGGAGTTGATATGGAATCTACCGATTATTTAGATGCCGCCTTTGAGCTTTTTAAAAATCGATTGAGTGAATTAGAAAAATTAGTTGAAAAAGGAGTTCATCTTTAA
- the alaS gene encoding alanine--tRNA ligase, whose protein sequence is MKTMTSAEVRQMFLDFFKSKGHTVEPSQSLVPVNDPTLLWINSGVATLKKYFDGSVVPENPRLTNAQKAIRTNDIENVGKTARHHTMFEMLGNFSIGDYFRKEAIAFAWELLTSSEWFEFPAEKLYITYYPADMDTYNRWVEVGVDPTHLVPIEDNFWEIGAGPSGPDTEIFFDRGEVYDPEHVGLKLLAEDIENDRYIEIWNIVLSQFNADPSIPRSEYPELPQKNIDTGMGLERMVCIIQGGKTNFDTDLFLPIIREIEKLSGKTYSPDSENMSFKVIADHIRSLSFAIGDGALPGNEGRGYVLRRLLRRAVMHGKKLGIQGKFLASLVPTVGKIMQSYYPEVLEKEDFIMQIIDREEETFNRTIDAGQKLIDELLVNLKSEGKDRLEGADIFRLYDTYGFPVELTEELAEDEGFKIDHEGFKVAMKAQQERARAAVVKGGSMGAQNETLSSIEVESEFLYEDKTTQGKLLVAIQDDEIVDEVSGKAQLVFDVTPFYAEMGGQVADHGVIKDAEGQVVANVLDVQHAPHGQNLHSVETLSPLKVGESYTLEIDKERRAAVVKNHTATHLLHAALHNIVGNHALQAGSLNEVEFLRFDFTHFAQVTKEELAEIERQVNEVIWQSLKVETVETDIATAKEMGAMALFGEKYGKNVRVVKIGDYSIELCGGTHTQTTSEIGLFKIVKEEGIGSGVRRIIAVTGQKAYEAFKDAENTLNEVATMVKAPQTSQVLAKVTSLQDELKTAQKENDALAGKLAASQSDEIFKNVQTAGSLNFIASEVTVPDANGLRNLADIWKQKELSDVLVLVAKIGEKVSLLVASKSSDVKAGNLVKELAPFVDGRGGGKPDMAMAGGSKAAGIPELLAAVAEKLA, encoded by the coding sequence ATGAAAACCATGACTTCCGCAGAAGTTCGCCAAATGTTCCTCGACTTTTTCAAATCAAAAGGTCACACTGTGGAACCTTCTCAAAGTCTTGTTCCTGTAAATGACCCAACTTTGCTTTGGATAAATTCAGGAGTAGCAACGCTAAAAAAATATTTTGATGGTTCAGTAGTGCCGGAAAATCCTAGATTGACTAATGCTCAAAAGGCTATCCGGACAAATGATATTGAGAATGTTGGTAAAACAGCACGTCACCATACTATGTTTGAAATGCTCGGTAACTTTTCAATTGGGGATTATTTCCGTAAAGAAGCGATTGCTTTTGCTTGGGAATTATTGACAAGTTCTGAATGGTTTGAATTCCCAGCAGAAAAACTTTACATCACTTATTACCCAGCTGATATGGATACTTATAATCGTTGGGTTGAGGTTGGGGTAGACCCAACACATCTTGTGCCAATTGAAGATAACTTCTGGGAAATTGGTGCTGGTCCTTCTGGTCCAGATACAGAAATTTTCTTTGACCGTGGAGAAGTTTATGACCCAGAACATGTGGGCTTAAAATTGTTGGCGGAAGACATTGAAAATGACCGTTATATTGAAATCTGGAACATTGTTCTTTCACAATTTAATGCCGATCCATCAATCCCTCGTTCAGAATATCCTGAATTGCCACAAAAAAATATTGATACGGGAATGGGACTTGAACGAATGGTTTGCATTATTCAAGGCGGAAAAACAAACTTTGATACAGACTTATTCTTACCAATCATTCGTGAAATTGAAAAACTATCTGGAAAAACATATAGTCCAGACAGCGAAAATATGAGTTTCAAAGTGATTGCTGATCATATTCGCTCACTCTCATTTGCTATCGGTGATGGTGCTTTGCCAGGAAATGAAGGACGTGGTTATGTTTTACGTCGCTTACTTCGTCGCGCGGTTATGCATGGTAAAAAATTGGGAATTCAAGGGAAATTCTTGGCTTCACTCGTTCCGACTGTTGGGAAAATCATGCAATCCTATTATCCAGAAGTGCTTGAAAAAGAAGACTTCATCATGCAAATTATTGATCGTGAAGAAGAAACTTTCAACCGCACGATTGATGCGGGTCAAAAATTGATTGATGAACTTTTGGTAAATCTTAAATCTGAAGGAAAAGATAGACTTGAAGGGGCAGATATTTTCCGCCTCTACGATACCTATGGTTTCCCTGTGGAATTGACAGAAGAATTGGCAGAAGATGAAGGATTCAAAATTGACCACGAAGGATTCAAAGTAGCCATGAAAGCTCAACAAGAGCGTGCACGTGCTGCTGTTGTCAAAGGTGGTTCAATGGGCGCTCAAAATGAAACATTGTCATCTATCGAAGTAGAATCAGAATTCCTTTATGAAGATAAGACTACTCAAGGAAAATTACTTGTAGCTATTCAAGACGATGAAATTGTTGATGAAGTTTCTGGGAAAGCTCAACTTGTTTTTGATGTGACTCCTTTTTATGCTGAAATGGGTGGTCAAGTGGCTGACCATGGAGTAATTAAAGATGCAGAGGGTCAAGTTGTGGCTAATGTATTAGATGTACAACATGCGCCTCATGGCCAAAATCTTCATTCTGTTGAAACTCTTTCACCACTTAAAGTTGGTGAAAGCTATACTTTAGAGATTGACAAAGAACGCCGAGCTGCTGTTGTGAAAAATCATACAGCAACTCACTTACTTCATGCTGCTTTGCATAATATTGTTGGGAATCATGCACTACAAGCTGGTTCACTTAATGAGGTTGAATTCTTACGTTTTGACTTTACGCACTTTGCACAAGTGACTAAAGAAGAATTGGCTGAGATTGAACGTCAAGTTAATGAAGTAATTTGGCAATCATTAAAAGTTGAAACAGTTGAAACTGATATTGCTACAGCCAAAGAAATGGGAGCGATGGCCCTCTTTGGTGAGAAATATGGGAAAAACGTTCGCGTTGTAAAAATTGGTGACTACTCTATCGAACTTTGTGGTGGAACACATACACAAACAACTTCTGAAATTGGTTTATTCAAGATTGTTAAAGAAGAAGGAATTGGTTCTGGTGTTCGCCGGATTATTGCTGTAACAGGTCAAAAAGCTTATGAAGCCTTTAAAGATGCTGAAAATACTTTGAATGAAGTAGCAACAATGGTTAAAGCGCCGCAAACTTCACAAGTTTTAGCAAAAGTTACTAGCTTACAAGATGAGCTTAAAACAGCTCAAAAAGAAAATGATGCTTTGGCTGGAAAACTTGCAGCAAGTCAATCAGATGAAATTTTCAAAAATGTGCAAACAGCTGGTTCTCTCAACTTTATCGCCAGTGAAGTAACTGTTCCTGACGCTAATGGTTTGCGTAATTTGGCAGATATTTGGAAACAAAAAGAGCTTTCAGATGTTCTTGTTTTAGTTGCTAAAATTGGTGAAAAAGTAAGTCTTTTAGTGGCTTCTAAGTCATCAGATGTAAAAGCAGGTAATTTAGTTAAAGAATTAGCACCTTTTGTTGATGGTCGTGGTGGTGGAAAACCAGATATGGCCATGGCTGGTGGTTCAAAAGCAGCAGGAATTCCTGAACTTTTGGCCGCAGTTGCTGAAAAATTAGCCTAA
- a CDS encoding alpha/beta hydrolase: MKKNISLIVSFIGVFIIGVIIGRFILAPHPPLADDNRPVYPTIYITGSDGKASTMNTMVNDVTSDRDTRARKGLTIVVDTDNNYSLKVTGKIDKHNTYPTIEVGRVKGTNNSLKYEGSLKAIMSYLGKHYNIPYANVLGYSAGGSGVYRYLIEYGYDRSLPPIKKWVSLDGQFNASTPQPDQTLAQVLTDGPKVKTKYYDYWLQNYERVDKSIQAVLLAGDYDSEKQTDGTVPWADSFSIYRLLMKNGNSVVHYLIKGKDTSHAEMPHNKQAINYIKVFFYE; this comes from the coding sequence TTATTTTAGCTCCCCACCCACCTTTAGCGGATGATAATCGTCCGGTCTATCCTACTATTTATATTACAGGTTCTGATGGCAAAGCATCAACTATGAATACTATGGTTAATGATGTAACTTCTGATCGAGATACTCGGGCTAGAAAGGGACTGACAATCGTCGTTGATACAGATAATAATTATTCACTTAAAGTGACTGGTAAAATTGATAAGCATAATACATATCCAACGATAGAAGTGGGAAGGGTCAAAGGGACCAATAATTCTTTGAAGTACGAGGGTTCTTTAAAAGCGATTATGTCTTATCTTGGTAAGCATTATAATATTCCTTATGCGAATGTTTTAGGATATTCTGCAGGAGGTTCAGGTGTTTACCGTTATTTAATTGAATATGGATATGACCGTAGCCTTCCTCCAATAAAAAAATGGGTCTCTCTTGATGGTCAATTTAATGCCAGTACTCCACAACCGGATCAAACGCTAGCCCAAGTTTTGACGGATGGTCCTAAAGTTAAGACGAAATATTATGATTATTGGTTGCAAAATTATGAACGAGTTGATAAAAGTATTCAAGCGGTGTTGCTTGCGGGAGATTACGATAGTGAAAAGCAAACCGATGGTACAGTTCCTTGGGCGGATAGTTTTTCAATCTATCGTTTACTGATGAAAAATGGAAATTCTGTAGTTCATTATCTTATTAAGGGCAAAGATACATCACATGCTGAAATGCCTCATAATAAACAAGCAATCAATTATATTAAAGTGTTCTTTTATGAATAA
- a CDS encoding O-methyltransferase — translation MVETYKRTSNPMMNRPVVKAELVEWMRSSQTQITGELAEVLKFAKENNIPVIPHETVIYFQMLLSLLQPKRILEIGTAIGFSALIMAQEVPNAEIVTIDRNPEMIELAKKNLGKYDHRNQIILKEGDAADILKELSGSFDVIFMDSAKSKYIEFLPIALDLLSENGVILMDDIFQGGEILTPIMEIKRNQRALERGLRKLFDEVLDNPKYLTSILPLGDGLLMIKKA, via the coding sequence ATGGTTGAAACATATAAACGTACAAGTAACCCCATGATGAATCGACCAGTTGTCAAAGCAGAATTAGTAGAATGGATGCGTTCAAGTCAAACACAAATAACCGGAGAACTTGCAGAAGTACTGAAATTTGCTAAAGAAAATAATATTCCAGTTATCCCACATGAGACAGTTATTTATTTTCAAATGTTGTTGAGTTTGTTGCAGCCAAAAAGAATTCTCGAAATCGGAACAGCAATTGGTTTTTCGGCTCTCATAATGGCTCAAGAGGTTCCAAATGCGGAGATTGTAACAATTGACCGTAATCCTGAAATGATTGAGTTAGCCAAAAAAAATCTGGGCAAGTATGACCATCGAAACCAAATTATTCTTAAAGAGGGTGATGCTGCAGATATTTTGAAAGAGTTATCGGGCTCATTTGATGTAATCTTTATGGACTCAGCTAAATCAAAATATATCGAATTCCTACCAATTGCTCTAGATCTACTATCTGAAAATGGAGTGATTTTAATGGATGATATTTTTCAAGGTGGAGAAATATTGACCCCAATTATGGAAATCAAAAGAAATCAGCGGGCGCTAGAGCGTGGCTTACGCAAGCTTTTTGATGAGGTCTTAGATAATCCGAAATATTTAACAAGTATTCTCCCACTTGGAGATGGCTTGTTGATGATAAAAAAAGCATAA
- the smpB gene encoding SsrA-binding protein SmpB — protein MVKNTEDKPLAQNKKARHDYEIYETFEAGIVLTGTEIKSVRQAKIQLKDGFARVRNGEVWLSNVHIAPFEQGNIFNVEELRTRKLLLNKKEIAKIDKELSGTGITFIPLKVYLKNGFAKVLMGLARGKKDYDKRETLKRKEQNRDIARQIKAYNR, from the coding sequence ATGGTAAAAAATACAGAAGATAAGCCTTTAGCTCAGAACAAAAAGGCTCGGCATGATTATGAAATTTACGAAACTTTTGAAGCAGGAATTGTGCTGACAGGAACGGAGATTAAGTCTGTTCGTCAGGCAAAAATTCAATTAAAAGATGGATTTGCCAGAGTTCGTAATGGAGAAGTTTGGTTATCAAATGTTCATATTGCTCCTTTTGAGCAGGGCAATATTTTTAATGTTGAAGAATTGCGTACGCGAAAACTATTACTAAATAAAAAAGAAATTGCTAAGATTGATAAGGAATTATCAGGGACAGGAATTACTTTTATTCCTTTAAAAGTTTATTTGAAAAATGGCTTTGCTAAGGTTTTGATGGGGCTTGCCCGTGGTAAGAAAGATTACGATAAACGTGAAACGCTCAAACGTAAAGAACAAAATCGGGATATTGCAAGACAAATTAAAGCTTACAACCGTTAA
- a CDS encoding peptidyl-prolyl cis-trans isomerase produces MKFKKLGLVMTTVFAGAALVTLSGCSSSDSASKDIITMKGDTIRVSDLYKEAKQFPSQPTNTLLQNLTFDKIFTKDFGKEVTDKDVSKKVKSIKDQYGSQFSSALQQQGLTEASFTPYMRTQMLEQAAIDHEIKETQYTDANLKKAWESYHPDVTAYVVSETSKDAATKALDAAKKDDAGKASFEKTNAESKVTFNSTSTSVPTEVQTAAFKLKNGEFSDVIESTSSSTGATSYYIVEMVKTSEKGTDMNKYKKELQNVIKTEKEQDTTFVSGVIAKYLKKNNVTVKESAFASLFSQFTQTSSSSSSK; encoded by the coding sequence TTGAAATTCAAAAAACTCGGATTAGTTATGACTACTGTCTTTGCCGGAGCCGCATTGGTAACCTTATCTGGTTGCTCAAGTAGCGATTCAGCAAGCAAGGATATCATCACAATGAAAGGTGATACCATTCGCGTTTCTGATTTATACAAGGAAGCCAAACAATTTCCATCACAACCGACAAATACATTACTTCAAAATTTAACTTTTGACAAAATTTTTACTAAAGACTTTGGAAAAGAAGTAACCGATAAAGATGTCAGCAAAAAAGTTAAGTCAATTAAAGACCAATATGGTAGCCAATTTTCATCTGCTTTGCAACAACAAGGCTTGACTGAAGCAAGTTTCACACCATACATGCGTACACAAATGCTTGAACAAGCAGCGATTGACCATGAAATCAAAGAAACTCAATATACAGATGCTAATCTTAAAAAAGCTTGGGAATCTTACCATCCAGATGTAACAGCTTATGTTGTTTCTGAAACATCAAAAGATGCAGCAACAAAAGCGTTGGATGCCGCTAAAAAAGATGATGCTGGTAAAGCAAGCTTTGAAAAAACAAATGCTGAAAGCAAAGTAACATTTAATTCAACTTCAACAAGTGTTCCAACAGAAGTTCAAACAGCTGCTTTCAAATTGAAAAATGGCGAGTTTTCAGATGTCATTGAATCAACAAGTTCATCAACAGGTGCTACTTCATACTATATTGTCGAAATGGTAAAAACATCTGAAAAAGGAACTGACATGAACAAGTACAAAAAAGAACTTCAAAATGTCATTAAAACTGAAAAAGAACAAGATACAACATTTGTAAGTGGAGTTATTGCTAAATACCTCAAAAAGAATAACGTAACTGTGAAAGAATCTGCATTTGCATCACTCTTCTCACAATTTACACAAACATCAAGTTCTTCATCATCTAAATAA